A region of Limisphaera ngatamarikiensis DNA encodes the following proteins:
- the wecB gene encoding non-hydrolyzing UDP-N-acetylglucosamine 2-epimerase: protein MRTSTVMRSCLKVMTIVGTRPELIRLSRVIAVLEEVTRHVLVHTGQNFDYELNEIFFRELELPRPKHYLDAAGATPAETIGNTIARADALLAREQPDAVLVLGDTNSCLAVIPAKRRKIPIFHMEAGNRCFDMRVPEEINRRIVDHVSDINLCYTEHARRYLLAEGLPPDRVIKTGSPMKEVLDHFRPGIAASNVLDRLKLTPRRYFVVSLHREENVDDPRHLRQLVRALNTLARRYDYPLIFSCHPRTRQRLQKADLKLDGRVRLMPPLGFFDYVALQKSAFCTLSDSGTITEESSILGFPAVTVREAHERPEGMDEGAVIMTGLDPRHIVESVAVTVRLFEQFGPCRLPADYQVDHVSWKVAKIILSYTDYVNRRVWAKH from the coding sequence ATGCGGACGAGTACCGTCATGCGCAGTTGCCTGAAGGTGATGACCATTGTGGGCACGCGTCCGGAGCTGATCCGGCTCTCGCGTGTGATCGCCGTGCTGGAGGAGGTGACGCGCCATGTGCTCGTCCACACCGGCCAGAATTTTGACTACGAACTGAACGAGATCTTCTTCCGCGAGCTGGAACTGCCACGGCCCAAACATTACCTGGACGCCGCCGGGGCCACGCCGGCCGAGACCATCGGCAACACCATTGCCCGGGCCGACGCCTTGCTGGCGCGGGAACAACCGGATGCCGTCCTGGTCCTGGGCGACACCAACAGTTGTCTGGCGGTCATCCCGGCCAAGCGGCGCAAGATCCCGATCTTTCACATGGAAGCCGGCAACCGGTGCTTCGACATGCGCGTGCCCGAGGAGATCAACCGGCGCATCGTGGACCACGTCAGCGACATCAATCTCTGTTACACCGAGCACGCGCGCAGGTATCTGCTGGCCGAGGGATTGCCGCCCGACCGCGTCATCAAGACCGGTTCGCCCATGAAGGAGGTCCTGGATCATTTTCGGCCGGGCATCGCAGCCAGCAACGTATTGGACCGGCTGAAGCTGACGCCGCGCCGGTACTTCGTGGTCAGCCTGCACCGGGAGGAGAACGTGGATGATCCCCGGCATCTCCGGCAGCTGGTGCGTGCGCTCAACACGCTGGCGCGCCGGTACGATTACCCGCTGATCTTCTCCTGTCATCCCAGGACCCGTCAGCGTCTGCAAAAGGCAGATCTGAAGCTGGATGGCCGGGTTCGGTTGATGCCGCCCCTGGGCTTCTTTGACTACGTGGCCCTGCAAAAATCGGCGTTCTGCACCCTTTCCGACAGCGGCACCATCACCGAGGAATCCTCCATCCTGGGGTTTCCCGCGGTGACCGTGCGCGAAGCCCACGAACGACCCGAGGGCATGGACGAGGGCGCGGTGATCATGACGGGCCTGGACCCCCGGCACATCGTCGAAAGTGTGGCCGTCACCGTCCGATTGTTCGAGCAGTTCGGGCCGTGCCGGCTGCCGGCCGATTACCAGGTCGATCACGTATCCTGGAAGGTTGCCAAGATCATCCTCAGCTACACGGATTACGTGAACCGCCGTGTCTGGGCGAAACACTGA
- a CDS encoding NAD-dependent epimerase/dehydratase family protein has translation MKTVLVTGAAGFIGRNLVTALRRRGDVTVQEFDLPDPVERMEALASGADVVVHLAGVNRPKDEREFITGNVELTRRLCEALRRAGRRAVLILSSSIQAALDNPYGRSKRAAEDVVTEYQRATRAAVYIYRLPNVFGKWSRPHYNTVVATFCHQISRGLPVEISDRSRLLRLVYVDDVVRSFEGVVVRPDHPPGCYRPEVLPEFSVTLGELHDRLVGFRQMAEQGRVPDLSDPFNRALYATYQSFCDPAALARPVVMKRDARGWLFELIKSPQAGQIFVSLTKPGVTRGNHYHDTKVEKFCVIRGRGRIRLRPVHGSEILEYEVDDETIRVVDIPPGYTHSIENTGTVDMITLFWASEIFDPARSDTHPAPVMETPSAVRTDDRS, from the coding sequence ATGAAAACGGTGTTGGTTACCGGAGCGGCGGGATTCATCGGGCGAAATCTGGTGACGGCCCTGCGGCGGCGCGGCGACGTGACGGTGCAGGAGTTTGACCTGCCGGACCCGGTGGAGCGGATGGAGGCGCTGGCGTCGGGGGCGGACGTGGTTGTGCACCTGGCCGGCGTGAACCGCCCGAAAGACGAGAGGGAATTCATCACCGGCAATGTGGAACTGACCCGGCGGTTGTGCGAGGCCCTCCGGCGGGCCGGCCGCCGCGCGGTGTTAATCCTGAGTTCTTCGATCCAGGCCGCCCTGGATAATCCCTATGGCCGAAGTAAACGGGCGGCGGAGGACGTCGTGACCGAGTACCAGCGGGCCACCCGCGCGGCGGTCTACATCTACCGCCTGCCCAACGTGTTCGGGAAATGGAGCCGCCCGCATTACAACACCGTGGTGGCCACGTTCTGTCATCAGATCAGCCGTGGTTTGCCGGTGGAGATCAGCGATCGTTCGCGCCTGCTCCGCCTGGTGTACGTGGACGACGTGGTGCGCAGCTTCGAGGGGGTGGTGGTTCGGCCGGATCACCCGCCCGGCTGTTACCGGCCCGAGGTGCTGCCAGAGTTCAGTGTTACCCTGGGCGAACTGCACGACCGGTTGGTGGGCTTCCGCCAAATGGCCGAGCAGGGGCGGGTGCCCGATTTGTCGGACCCGTTCAATCGCGCCCTCTACGCCACGTACCAGTCGTTCTGTGATCCGGCAGCGCTGGCCCGGCCGGTGGTGATGAAACGGGATGCGCGCGGCTGGCTGTTCGAGTTGATCAAATCCCCCCAGGCCGGTCAGATCTTTGTTTCGTTGACGAAGCCCGGTGTGACCCGCGGCAACCATTATCACGACACCAAGGTGGAAAAGTTTTGCGTGATCCGGGGCCGCGGCCGGATCCGACTCCGCCCGGTGCACGGTTCGGAGATCCTGGAATACGAGGTGGATGACGAAACCATCCGGGTGGTGGACATCCCTCCGGGTTACACGCATTCGATCGAAAACACCGGCACGGTGGACATGATCACGCTGTTCTGGGCCAGTGAGATTTTTGATCCCGCCCGATCCGACACACACCCCGCGCCGGTGATGGAAACCCCGTCGGCGGTGCGCACGGATGATCGATCCTGA
- a CDS encoding polysaccharide biosynthesis protein: protein MFQGQTVLITGGTGSFGNAVVRRFLNTDIGEIRIFSRDEKKQDDMRHELRSPKVKFYIGDVRNYESIRNAMRGVDLVFNAAALKQVPSCEFYPMEAVYTNIIGTENTLNAAIAEGVKNVIVLSTDKAVYPINAMGMSKALMEKVAVAKARLLGDRKPTICVTRYGNVMASRGSVIPLFVSQIRSGKPLTITDPEMTRFMMSLDEAVDLVLFAFQNGQPGDTFVQKSPAATIGQLARVLLEIFNASNEIRIIGTRHGEKKHETLLNREEMVRAEDLGRYYRIRSDTRDLNYALYFEQGERKVDEMQDYTSANTRRLTDAELKEMLLRLPYIEAALRGETPPGV from the coding sequence ATGTTTCAAGGTCAGACCGTTTTGATCACGGGTGGCACGGGTTCCTTTGGCAATGCGGTGGTCCGGCGCTTTTTGAACACCGACATCGGCGAGATCCGCATCTTCAGCCGGGACGAGAAAAAGCAGGACGACATGCGGCACGAACTGCGCAGTCCGAAGGTGAAATTTTACATCGGGGACGTGCGCAACTACGAGAGCATCCGCAACGCGATGCGCGGGGTGGACCTGGTTTTCAACGCGGCGGCGTTGAAGCAGGTGCCTTCCTGCGAGTTTTATCCGATGGAGGCCGTGTACACGAACATCATCGGCACGGAGAACACCCTGAATGCCGCCATTGCCGAGGGGGTCAAGAATGTCATTGTGCTGAGCACGGACAAGGCCGTCTATCCGATCAACGCCATGGGGATGTCGAAGGCGCTGATGGAGAAGGTGGCGGTGGCCAAGGCCCGATTGTTGGGGGACCGGAAACCGACCATCTGCGTGACGCGATACGGGAACGTCATGGCCTCGCGGGGCTCGGTGATTCCGCTGTTCGTCAGCCAAATCAGGAGCGGCAAGCCGCTGACCATCACGGATCCGGAGATGACGCGGTTCATGATGTCGCTGGATGAGGCGGTGGACCTTGTACTGTTTGCGTTTCAGAACGGCCAGCCCGGCGACACGTTCGTGCAGAAATCGCCGGCGGCGACCATCGGGCAACTGGCGCGGGTTTTGTTGGAGATTTTCAATGCGAGCAACGAGATCCGCATCATCGGCACGCGGCACGGCGAGAAAAAGCACGAAACGTTGCTCAACCGGGAGGAAATGGTCCGGGCCGAGGACCTGGGCCGATATTACCGGATCCGGTCCGACACCCGCGACCTGAACTATGCCCTGTACTTTGAGCAGGGGGAGCGCAAGGTGGACGAGATGCAGGACTACACCTCGGCCAACACGCGGCGTTTGACGGATGCGGAGCTGAAGGAAATGCTCCTGCGGCTGCCGTACATTGAGGCGGCCCTGCGTGGGGAGACACCGCCGGGCGTGTGA
- a CDS encoding tetratricopeptide repeat protein translates to MNRSGAGQQARDSRTRLLSAALVAGVTALVFARTLTCGFVDYDDGDYVTTNPVVQAGLTWRGIRWALVTGHAANWHPLTWLSHMADVACFGLQPAGHHLVSALLHAANAALLFLLLQQWTGRIRPAFLGALVFAWHPLRVESVAWISERKDVLSLMFGLLTLLAWTRAVRAPAGPARHRFRNLALLAYAGGLMSKPTLVTLPLAMLLLDYWPFRRIGNGAQPRDVGGTVPGRFFCRSLHGWWPLVREKWPFYVLAAASCVITFVAQKQGGAMASAEVLPWEARWANVPVAYARYLLKTLFPLDLAVPYPHPIHWPITAVLGGSMLVLGLTLAAWWLRRRHPCLWVGWCWFCGTLVPMLGIVQVGMQSMADRYTYLPSIGLSLALAGLLQHWEGRSARTTRGLTVLVGLWLVALGLLTWRQIGFWRNSETLFRRSLAVAPNNELAHNNLGYYYARQQRWHEAIAEYQAALALRPLYPDALNNMGHALTELARPAEALPYLEAAAKLQPRNPAIWNNLGNALADLNRLDEALRAYRRALELDPSHPDTHNNLGVALARQGQWNEALEHLQEAVRLRPNHASSHSNLGNAWAAQGRWAEAEHAYRRALALQPDDARTWNNLGNVLVESGRWSDAEAAYRRSLALDPRNAETHFNLAQLLLRQGRTPEARQHLLEVLRLRPDHPEARSQWERLSTLETNLHPRTAVGPTSQE, encoded by the coding sequence ATGAACCGCTCAGGGGCAGGACAACAGGCCCGGGACAGCCGCACCCGTCTGCTGTCGGCAGCACTGGTGGCGGGTGTCACCGCCCTGGTGTTCGCCCGCACCCTCACGTGCGGGTTCGTGGACTATGACGACGGCGACTACGTCACGACCAACCCCGTCGTCCAGGCGGGCCTGACCTGGAGGGGCATCCGGTGGGCTTTGGTCACGGGTCACGCGGCCAACTGGCATCCCCTGACCTGGTTGTCCCACATGGCCGATGTCGCCTGCTTCGGTCTCCAACCCGCCGGCCATCACCTGGTCAGCGCCCTGTTGCACGCCGCCAACGCGGCCCTGCTGTTCCTGCTGTTGCAACAATGGACGGGCCGGATCCGGCCCGCATTTCTCGGGGCCCTGGTCTTTGCCTGGCACCCGCTCCGGGTCGAGTCGGTCGCATGGATCTCCGAACGCAAGGACGTGCTGAGCCTGATGTTCGGCTTGTTGACCCTGCTCGCCTGGACCCGTGCCGTCCGCGCGCCTGCCGGTCCCGCCCGCCACCGTTTCCGGAACCTCGCCCTGCTGGCGTATGCCGGGGGACTGATGAGCAAACCCACGCTGGTCACGCTGCCCCTGGCCATGCTGCTCCTGGACTATTGGCCGTTCCGACGGATCGGAAACGGAGCCCAACCACGGGACGTTGGTGGCACCGTCCCCGGCCGTTTCTTCTGCCGGAGCCTCCATGGTTGGTGGCCACTGGTGCGCGAAAAGTGGCCCTTTTACGTCCTGGCCGCCGCGTCGTGTGTCATCACCTTCGTTGCGCAGAAACAGGGAGGTGCCATGGCGTCCGCCGAAGTTCTCCCTTGGGAAGCCCGGTGGGCTAATGTACCGGTCGCCTACGCGCGGTACCTGCTCAAAACCTTGTTCCCCCTGGATCTTGCGGTGCCCTACCCGCACCCGATTCACTGGCCCATCACAGCGGTCCTTGGGGGGTCGATGTTGGTCCTGGGACTGACGTTGGCGGCCTGGTGGCTGCGCAGGCGCCATCCCTGCCTGTGGGTCGGGTGGTGCTGGTTCTGCGGTACCCTGGTGCCGATGCTCGGGATTGTTCAGGTGGGCATGCAGTCCATGGCCGACCGGTACACCTACCTGCCCTCCATCGGCCTGAGCCTGGCCCTTGCCGGCCTCCTCCAACATTGGGAGGGCCGGTCCGCCCGGACAACCCGCGGTCTCACGGTCCTGGTCGGGCTCTGGCTGGTTGCCCTGGGACTTCTCACCTGGCGGCAGATCGGTTTCTGGCGCAACAGCGAGACGCTGTTCCGCCGCAGCCTGGCCGTGGCTCCCAACAATGAACTGGCCCACAACAACCTCGGTTACTACTACGCCCGGCAACAACGCTGGCATGAGGCCATTGCCGAGTATCAGGCGGCCCTGGCTCTCCGACCACTCTACCCGGATGCGCTCAACAACATGGGCCATGCCCTCACCGAGCTGGCCCGTCCTGCCGAGGCCCTGCCGTACCTTGAAGCGGCGGCAAAACTGCAGCCCCGCAACCCCGCCATTTGGAACAACCTGGGTAATGCCCTGGCCGATTTAAACCGGTTGGACGAAGCCCTGCGGGCCTACCGCCGGGCCCTGGAACTGGACCCGTCCCACCCTGACACCCACAACAACCTCGGCGTGGCCCTTGCCCGGCAGGGACAATGGAACGAGGCACTGGAACACCTGCAGGAGGCCGTCCGGTTGCGACCGAACCACGCCTCCAGCCACTCCAACCTCGGCAATGCCTGGGCTGCTCAGGGTCGCTGGGCCGAAGCCGAACATGCCTATCGCCGGGCCCTGGCGCTGCAGCCTGACGATGCCCGCACCTGGAATAACCTGGGCAATGTGTTGGTGGAATCGGGGCGCTGGTCAGACGCCGAAGCCGCCTACCGGAGGTCCCTCGCACTCGATCCCCGAAATGCGGAAACACATTTCAACCTCGCCCAGCTCCTGTTGCGTCAGGGCCGCACGCCGGAAGCCCGTCAGCATCTGCTGGAAGTCCTCCGTCTCCGACCCGACCACCCGGAGGCGCGTTCGCAGTGGGAGCGGCTGTCAACCCTTGAAACCAACCTTCACCCCCGAACCGCGGTAGGGCCGACGTCGCAAGAGTAA